A portion of the Pedobacter cryoconitis genome contains these proteins:
- a CDS encoding RHS repeat-associated core domain-containing protein, protein MKKIKATKPDKSADRSISLSASITKAEPKSDGGSLSAGNSTPAVISPLKLIKAEKVGGSNKAVQHVSKHFDIVLAVDFHWTTIPIPPSFGIIPLPLPHPFLGMVFDPMDYLRFNIPVPAFAQGLIGMPSIPMGGSVFVHGRHKATTTTTVMGVLLPFRHITSLPVYFIVNIAGSPHEGEVYWGSTTVKAQGSELSGSNPGQVLTCWCPPMGLKPLPTVPAKLKKNPLAYFAFYSDLLSMYVQINTGKPVLVGAEFKPHQYTLKEYVMRFAAIGLMRGLTKIGGKLLTGLNHILQNMFGGKFKNNPLSKILCFYGLEPVNFVTGAMFFEWTDFELPGGHTLQWNNVWRSDKPYAGMMGNQVYNNYDLYIYPDAEAGVAGFSHPSENMVMPMPYIEPYSGRQYDRTQKIWMERPDEQTWILTINQDIYTYKVFKSADYGEIYRVDHIAYTNGSSLSFQYRNGLLSVITDDSGRKLEMEHTENGAAIAAVFYKYKNTNQLMVRYAYDEQGNMIRVYDQADQSINFDYDENNRVIKRVNRNGMQYFWRYDSLGRVIHTEGQDGFMSGTLRYFPEEGYNEVHYHSGKTERYFYDEDDLVYKKTDAMGGETWYEYNRYNERKMIASPEGRVIGYEYDEMGNITTYHMPDGEAYTYQYDLQHNLILRSDPAGMTETWTYNEHNQLLRHVQKDGRMLEFFYVEGQQLPVSCKDNSGLEILWTYNRQHQLIEAVTSDGNSRRWEYDDYGRLIRFSPDGYKTTTWERDDMGRVTAVKYFGEEALKFRYDAYDLPVYASDGNEEWRMDYTPMGSLKTQTRSSRLSGETAQTLRFTYDKWENLKGITNEKGEIYSFLRDANDDVIQENGFDGQEQRYVRNRDGQVIKTLQPDGKAVYHNYDLAGRLVYSKYEDDTYQAFQYDKLGLLIAAENELSSVNFSRNPLGMVTQEIQDGHSISYQYDVFGNLVNLKSSLGAVVDYQYDAMGYLSNMAAKCEGGPEWTAGISRNKKGQEVLRSLSGGVTATFDYDHEGHPISQKVEAAKSITSYKQYGWGPNDKLNTCLNSITGGKVNYRYDTFGSLSSATYSDDGKVVYKNPDATGDLYKTANRSDRRYDKGGKLLKDDQWYYRYDAHGNLVQKSKRNINGLERSVVTEPEGNSLFEKKLNWGIVDPNSPVADQITGLTDAPPGLPEWQIGDWAYAWTAGGMMKAVKNPKGEVIHFEYDALGRRRAKIVGEKIYRYVWDGNLLLHEWNYPLAERPNLVVNEDGLLSYDKDEPLGEELITWVYDQNIFTPSAKLVNGERYSIVSDYLGTPVQAFDDTGKKVWDCELDIFGKIRKLTGDKGFIPFRYQGQYEDQETGLYYNRFRYYDAEIGKYISKDPIGLNGGMSLYSYVHDINSWIDVLGLSTNPGSFTTFTDSKGLTLTVNGYTDISHLNDAQLKALYYANKGSGRGLSPKDAKGNVIVLHHYKQKPEGPIVAMPQHQHDKPHTNPGQHPNGKTKGGGLTADERIAFNDWKKDYHANLAETEMKSRGLKYK, encoded by the coding sequence ATGAAAAAGATTAAAGCAACTAAACCGGATAAGTCTGCTGACAGATCAATCAGCCTGTCTGCAAGTATAACTAAAGCCGAACCAAAAAGTGACGGCGGAAGTCTAAGCGCGGGCAATTCTACGCCTGCCGTAATAAGCCCTTTAAAGTTGATTAAAGCCGAAAAGGTTGGTGGAAGTAATAAAGCTGTTCAGCATGTCAGCAAACATTTTGATATAGTTTTGGCTGTAGATTTTCATTGGACAACCATCCCTATTCCTCCTTCGTTTGGAATTATTCCATTACCACTACCCCATCCATTTCTGGGGATGGTATTTGATCCCATGGATTATCTGCGTTTTAATATCCCTGTACCTGCATTTGCACAAGGGCTGATTGGTATGCCAAGCATCCCAATGGGTGGTAGTGTTTTTGTACATGGCCGGCATAAAGCAACCACAACGACAACGGTAATGGGCGTACTGTTACCTTTCAGACATATCACTTCTCTTCCTGTTTATTTCATTGTGAATATTGCCGGATCTCCGCATGAGGGAGAGGTTTACTGGGGTTCCACAACGGTAAAAGCACAGGGTTCTGAATTAAGTGGTTCAAATCCGGGCCAGGTACTGACCTGCTGGTGTCCGCCAATGGGCTTAAAACCATTGCCTACTGTACCAGCTAAATTAAAAAAGAATCCACTGGCCTATTTTGCTTTTTACAGTGATTTATTGAGTATGTATGTGCAGATCAATACGGGTAAACCGGTATTGGTTGGAGCAGAATTCAAACCTCATCAGTATACACTCAAAGAATATGTAATGAGATTTGCAGCGATAGGTTTGATGCGGGGGCTAACTAAGATCGGTGGAAAATTGCTGACAGGGCTTAATCATATTCTTCAGAATATGTTCGGTGGCAAGTTCAAAAATAATCCTTTATCCAAAATACTTTGTTTCTATGGTCTGGAACCTGTTAATTTCGTTACAGGAGCTATGTTTTTTGAATGGACAGATTTTGAGCTGCCGGGAGGCCACACTTTACAATGGAACAATGTCTGGCGTAGTGATAAACCTTATGCGGGAATGATGGGCAACCAGGTTTATAACAATTACGATTTGTATATCTATCCTGATGCCGAAGCGGGAGTTGCGGGTTTCAGTCATCCTTCGGAAAACATGGTTATGCCGATGCCCTATATCGAACCTTATTCTGGAAGACAATATGACCGGACGCAGAAAATCTGGATGGAAAGACCGGATGAGCAAACATGGATTTTGACGATTAACCAGGATATTTATACTTATAAAGTATTTAAAAGTGCAGATTATGGTGAAATCTATCGGGTTGACCACATTGCTTATACGAATGGCAGTTCTCTTTCTTTTCAGTATAGAAACGGTTTGTTATCGGTTATCACAGACGATTCGGGCAGAAAGCTTGAAATGGAGCATACTGAAAATGGCGCTGCCATTGCTGCTGTATTTTATAAATACAAAAACACCAACCAGCTAATGGTCCGCTATGCTTATGATGAGCAGGGCAATATGATCAGGGTTTATGATCAGGCTGATCAAAGCATCAATTTTGATTATGATGAAAATAACCGGGTGATCAAAAGGGTTAACCGTAACGGCATGCAGTATTTCTGGCGTTATGATAGCCTTGGCAGGGTTATCCACACCGAAGGGCAAGATGGATTTATGAGTGGTACACTTCGCTATTTCCCTGAAGAAGGTTATAATGAGGTTCATTATCACAGTGGCAAAACGGAGCGTTATTTTTATGACGAGGATGATCTGGTTTATAAAAAAACAGATGCCATGGGCGGTGAAACCTGGTATGAATATAACCGTTATAATGAACGGAAAATGATAGCCAGCCCCGAAGGAAGAGTGATCGGTTATGAGTATGATGAAATGGGAAATATTACTACTTATCATATGCCGGATGGTGAAGCTTATACTTACCAATATGATTTACAACATAATCTTATCTTGCGCAGTGATCCTGCAGGGATGACAGAAACATGGACTTACAATGAACATAATCAGTTGCTGAGACATGTACAAAAAGATGGACGTATGCTGGAATTTTTCTATGTTGAAGGACAGCAATTACCTGTTTCCTGCAAAGATAACTCCGGACTTGAAATTCTTTGGACTTACAACAGACAGCATCAATTGATTGAAGCGGTTACGTCTGACGGGAATAGCCGCCGCTGGGAATATGATGATTATGGCAGATTGATCCGTTTTAGTCCAGACGGGTATAAAACCACCACATGGGAAAGAGATGATATGGGCCGGGTAACGGCAGTGAAATATTTTGGTGAGGAAGCGTTGAAATTCAGATATGATGCCTATGATCTTCCTGTTTATGCCAGTGATGGAAATGAAGAATGGCGTATGGATTACACGCCTATGGGTAGTTTAAAAACTCAAACCCGAAGCAGCCGTTTATCGGGCGAAACAGCTCAGACACTGCGTTTCACTTACGACAAATGGGAAAACTTAAAAGGAATTACGAATGAAAAAGGAGAAATATACAGCTTTTTAAGGGATGCAAATGATGATGTTATACAGGAAAATGGTTTTGATGGACAAGAGCAACGATATGTGCGTAACCGTGATGGGCAGGTTATTAAAACTTTACAACCTGATGGAAAAGCAGTGTATCACAATTATGATCTGGCTGGAAGACTGGTTTACAGCAAGTATGAAGATGATACTTATCAAGCCTTTCAATATGATAAGTTAGGTTTACTGATTGCAGCAGAAAACGAACTTTCTTCTGTTAATTTTAGTCGCAATCCATTAGGGATGGTTACCCAGGAAATTCAGGATGGACATAGTATCAGTTATCAATATGATGTTTTTGGTAATCTGGTAAACCTGAAGAGTTCTCTGGGGGCAGTAGTTGATTATCAGTATGACGCGATGGGTTATCTGAGTAATATGGCAGCTAAATGTGAAGGAGGCCCTGAATGGACTGCTGGAATCAGCAGAAATAAAAAAGGACAGGAAGTCCTCCGTAGTTTAAGCGGTGGTGTGACGGCAACTTTTGATTATGACCATGAAGGCCATCCGATCAGTCAAAAAGTAGAAGCTGCTAAGTCTATTACGTCTTATAAGCAATACGGCTGGGGACCAAATGATAAGCTGAATACTTGTCTGAATAGCATTACCGGTGGTAAGGTAAATTACAGATATGATACGTTTGGCAGTCTTTCTTCGGCAACTTATAGTGATGACGGAAAAGTTGTTTATAAGAATCCTGATGCTACCGGAGATTTGTACAAAACAGCTAACCGTAGTGACAGAAGATATGATAAAGGTGGAAAATTGCTGAAGGATGATCAGTGGTATTACCGTTACGATGCCCATGGAAATCTGGTTCAGAAAAGTAAACGAAATATAAATGGACTGGAAAGATCTGTGGTTACAGAACCGGAAGGGAACAGCTTATTTGAGAAGAAACTGAACTGGGGGATTGTTGATCCGAATAGTCCGGTGGCAGACCAGATTACCGGACTGACTGACGCACCTCCGGGATTACCAGAATGGCAGATTGGTGACTGGGCTTATGCATGGACGGCTGGAGGGATGATGAAGGCAGTGAAAAACCCTAAGGGAGAAGTAATTCATTTTGAATATGATGCACTGGGAAGACGACGAGCGAAGATAGTTGGCGAAAAAATATACCGTTACGTTTGGGATGGTAATTTGTTACTCCACGAATGGAACTATCCGCTGGCAGAAAGGCCAAATCTGGTAGTTAATGAAGATGGATTGCTGAGTTACGATAAGGATGAACCGTTGGGTGAAGAGCTGATTACGTGGGTATATGATCAGAATATATTTACTCCAAGTGCGAAACTGGTTAATGGAGAACGATATTCTATTGTCAGTGATTATCTGGGTACACCAGTCCAGGCTTTTGATGATACAGGTAAAAAAGTATGGGATTGTGAACTGGATATTTTTGGAAAAATACGTAAACTTACGGGGGATAAAGGATTTATTCCCTTCCGGTATCAGGGGCAATATGAAGATCAGGAGACTGGTTTGTATTATAATAGGTTTAGGTATTATGATGCAGAGATAGGAAAGTATATCAGCAAGGATCCGATTGGGCTAAATGGAGGAATGTCTCTATATAGTTATGTACATGATATAAATAGCTGGATTGATGTTTTGGGATTATCAACAAACCCTGGTAGCTTTACAACATTTACTGATAGTAAGGGCTTAACACTTACTGTTAATGGTTATACTGACATAAGTCATTTAAATGATGCTCAACTTAAAGCATTGTATTATGCGAATAAGGGTTCAGGTAGAGGCCTGTCTCCGAAAGATGCAAAGGGCAATGTAATAGTCCTACATCATTACAAACAAAAACCAGAAGGCCCAATTGTTGCTATGCCACAACATCAGCATGACAAACCACACACTAACCCTGGGCAACATCCAAATGGGAAGACTAAAGGTGGTGGCTTAACCGCTGATGAAAGAATTGCATTTAATGATTGGAAAAAGGATTACCACGCTAACCTAGCAGAGACTGAAATGAAATCTAGAGGACTAAAATATAAATAA
- a CDS encoding SMI1/KNR4 family protein, whose protein sequence is MNENLIKRIEDFLFDKDNSLFLGKPAEDKIITDAEKKLNVKFDKDYIQFIKLFGGSFVGLPVYAFSNSEMLSGQTVVDLTNEFRESYEVDDRCPIIQSSYVISVEGNGDPIMINPSGEVLIYYHDDDLVETIAPSFEKLIENNLN, encoded by the coding sequence ATGAACGAGAACTTAATCAAAAGAATAGAAGATTTTTTATTCGATAAGGATAATTCATTATTCTTAGGCAAACCTGCAGAAGATAAAATAATTACTGATGCAGAGAAAAAACTAAATGTAAAATTTGACAAAGATTATATTCAATTCATTAAATTATTTGGAGGCAGTTTTGTTGGACTTCCTGTATATGCTTTCTCAAATTCAGAGATGCTATCAGGCCAAACAGTAGTCGACCTAACAAATGAATTTAGAGAATCTTATGAAGTTGATGACAGATGCCCAATTATACAATCAAGTTATGTCATTTCTGTTGAAGGCAATGGTGATCCTATAATGATTAATCCTTCGGGAGAAGTTTTAATTTACTACCATGATGATGATTTAGTGGAAACAATAGCCCCTTCATTTGAAAAATTGATAGAGAACAACCTGAATTGA
- a CDS encoding HNH endonuclease has product MKNKPLNKMSKFHDVINEFDVLQNNYEFDNLTGGKKDFDLVHERLKESGELKSKAEAKRFLKENGLTAHHHQDMRTIELIPSDLHNNVPHEGGASKLRKITGAYH; this is encoded by the coding sequence ATGAAAAATAAACCCCTTAATAAAATGTCTAAATTTCATGATGTAATAAATGAATTTGATGTCCTGCAAAACAATTATGAATTTGACAATTTAACAGGTGGCAAAAAAGATTTTGATTTAGTACATGAAAGATTAAAGGAAAGCGGCGAGTTAAAATCAAAAGCCGAAGCTAAAAGGTTCTTAAAAGAGAATGGTTTAACAGCTCACCATCATCAGGATATGAGAACGATAGAATTGATTCCATCTGACTTACATAATAATGTGCCACATGAAGGGGGCGCATCTAAATTGAGAAAAATTACCGGAGCCTATCATTAA
- a CDS encoding DUF779 domain-containing protein, giving the protein MSSKRILVTEKAIGVINQLKVEYGELFFHQSGGCCEGSYPHCFEKGGFLIGSNDVCLGEIEGCKFYMAGDQFEYWKHTQLTVDVIEGRAAGFSLESTLDVGFIIHSRLFTEEELKTLEPVNSDSDE; this is encoded by the coding sequence ATGAGCAGCAAGAGAATCTTAGTTACAGAAAAAGCCATAGGTGTAATCAATCAATTGAAAGTTGAATATGGTGAGCTGTTTTTTCATCAGAGCGGAGGATGTTGTGAGGGATCCTATCCACATTGTTTTGAAAAAGGAGGTTTTCTGATCGGATCTAATGATGTTTGCCTTGGAGAAATTGAAGGATGTAAGTTTTATATGGCTGGAGATCAGTTTGAATACTGGAAACATACCCAGCTTACTGTAGATGTTATTGAAGGGAGAGCCGCCGGTTTCTCCCTTGAATCAACGCTGGATGTTGGATTTATTATACATTCAAGGCTGTTTACTGAAGAAGAGTTGAAGACACTGGAGCCTGTGAATTCTGACTCAGATGAATAA
- a CDS encoding 2,3-butanediol dehydrogenase, with translation MSVPVMKAARWYAAKDIRVEDAPIPSTDSKQVKIEVQYAGICGSDLHEYAHGPMLIPADVPYPLNGHIGVTTLGHEFSGVVTEVGEEVKQVKIGDRVVVEPLFRNPESPFIVTGEYNLSEPLGFIGLTSNGGFAKFVVVEDYMVHPIPDHMSFEQGALVEPAAVAVYAVKSSGLKLGQSCVIFGAGPIGLLCVQAAIAAGAATVIVVDVAEKRLEKALEIGATQVINGKEKDVSAQVKQLTAGGADIYIDAAGVQATYDAGIASLKNGGTALLVALFGKPVTTNAFDLVVREITIKGTIAYRNIFPEVIQLIHTGRMPVEKLVTARIELENIVEEGFEALLNNPTQVKILVKIAK, from the coding sequence ATGTCGGTTCCTGTTATGAAAGCTGCCCGTTGGTATGCTGCTAAAGATATTAGAGTAGAAGATGCCCCTATACCCTCAACGGATAGTAAACAAGTGAAAATAGAAGTGCAGTACGCAGGTATTTGTGGTTCTGATTTGCATGAGTATGCGCACGGGCCGATGTTGATTCCTGCAGATGTGCCCTATCCTTTAAACGGACATATCGGCGTAACCACTTTAGGCCATGAATTTTCTGGCGTGGTAACCGAGGTTGGAGAAGAAGTTAAGCAAGTGAAAATAGGGGACCGTGTAGTAGTAGAGCCTCTTTTTAGAAATCCTGAAAGTCCCTTTATTGTGACTGGTGAGTATAATCTGTCAGAACCTCTGGGTTTTATCGGACTAACTTCGAACGGTGGTTTTGCGAAGTTTGTTGTCGTAGAAGATTATATGGTACATCCTATTCCGGACCACATGAGTTTTGAGCAAGGCGCATTAGTTGAACCAGCTGCGGTAGCTGTATATGCGGTAAAAAGCAGTGGATTAAAGCTCGGACAGTCCTGTGTTATATTTGGAGCCGGGCCGATTGGGTTACTCTGTGTACAGGCTGCAATTGCAGCAGGTGCTGCAACCGTGATTGTTGTAGATGTTGCCGAAAAACGTTTAGAGAAAGCGCTTGAAATTGGTGCTACCCAGGTCATCAACGGAAAAGAAAAGGATGTATCAGCTCAGGTTAAGCAATTAACTGCTGGCGGTGCGGATATTTATATTGATGCGGCAGGTGTGCAGGCAACTTATGATGCTGGAATTGCTAGTTTGAAAAATGGAGGTACTGCTTTATTAGTCGCTCTTTTTGGAAAACCGGTCACCACGAATGCTTTTGATCTGGTTGTGCGTGAAATTACCATTAAGGGTACTATAGCTTACCGGAACATCTTTCCTGAAGTGATTCAGCTGATTCATACTGGCAGAATGCCTGTTGAAAAACTAGTAACTGCAAGAATTGAGCTTGAAAATATCGTAGAAGAAGGGTTTGAAGCATTGCTGAACAATCCTACACAGGTGAAAATATTGGTTAAAATTGCTAAATAA
- a CDS encoding aldehyde dehydrogenase family protein, with translation MERPAFKSHYDNFIGGKFVPPVKGIYFDNISPIDGKVFTKAARSSKEDVALALDAAHEAFKTWSKSSPTYRSNILLKVAQKIEDNLEYLATVETIDNGKAIRETLAADLPLVVDHFRYFAGVIRGEEGTIAEHDEHTVSIVLHEPIGVVAQIIPWNFPLLMATWKIAPALAAGCCTVVKPAEQTPVSIIILMELIGDILPPGVLNIVNGYGLEVGKPLATSSRISKVAFTGSTTSGRLIMQYAAENIIPSTMELGGKSPNIFFDSVGAQDDEFFDKAVEGAVMFALNQGEVCTCPSRLLIQEGLYDKFISRVIERTKAIKTLNPLDKESMMGAQTSNEQYQKILSYIKIGIEEGSEVLTGGGINKLPGELETGYYIEPTIFKGHNKMRIFQEEIFGPVLCVTTFKTVEEAIEIANDTLYGLGAGVWTRDAHELYQVPRAIQAGRVWVNQYHSYPAHAPFGGYKKSGFGRENHKMMLDHYRSVKNMLISYDKNRLGFF, from the coding sequence ATGGAAAGACCGGCATTTAAATCCCATTATGATAATTTTATTGGAGGCAAGTTTGTGCCGCCGGTAAAAGGCATCTATTTTGATAACATATCCCCTATAGACGGGAAAGTATTTACAAAAGCAGCAAGATCAAGTAAAGAAGACGTAGCGCTGGCACTCGATGCAGCACATGAAGCTTTTAAAACCTGGAGTAAAAGTTCTCCGACCTACAGGAGTAATATCCTGTTGAAAGTTGCGCAGAAAATAGAAGATAACTTAGAATACCTTGCTACAGTCGAAACCATTGATAACGGGAAGGCTATCAGAGAAACACTAGCGGCAGATTTGCCTTTGGTAGTAGATCATTTCAGATATTTTGCAGGAGTAATCAGAGGTGAAGAAGGCACTATAGCAGAACATGATGAACATACAGTAAGTATCGTGCTGCACGAGCCAATAGGTGTCGTAGCACAGATTATACCCTGGAATTTCCCTTTACTAATGGCCACCTGGAAAATAGCGCCGGCATTAGCTGCGGGTTGCTGTACAGTCGTTAAACCAGCAGAACAAACTCCAGTATCTATCATTATTTTAATGGAGTTAATTGGTGATATTCTTCCTCCCGGTGTGTTAAACATTGTCAATGGCTATGGCCTGGAAGTTGGAAAACCCCTTGCTACTTCTTCGAGAATTTCTAAAGTTGCTTTTACAGGTAGTACCACTTCCGGCCGTTTAATTATGCAGTATGCTGCAGAAAACATTATCCCATCGACAATGGAGCTAGGCGGTAAATCGCCAAACATATTTTTTGATTCTGTAGGCGCCCAGGATGATGAATTCTTTGATAAAGCAGTAGAAGGAGCAGTGATGTTTGCATTGAATCAAGGAGAAGTTTGTACCTGTCCGTCCCGGTTATTAATACAGGAGGGGCTTTATGATAAGTTTATCAGCCGCGTTATTGAACGTACAAAAGCCATTAAAACACTGAATCCGCTGGATAAAGAAAGTATGATGGGTGCGCAAACCTCCAATGAGCAGTATCAAAAAATATTATCTTATATCAAAATAGGAATTGAAGAAGGATCGGAAGTTTTGACCGGCGGAGGTATCAATAAATTACCAGGTGAGTTGGAAACAGGATATTATATCGAACCAACTATTTTTAAAGGGCACAATAAGATGCGGATCTTTCAGGAAGAAATATTTGGCCCGGTGCTTTGCGTAACTACTTTTAAAACAGTCGAAGAAGCTATTGAAATTGCAAATGATACTTTATATGGGTTAGGTGCCGGCGTATGGACACGTGATGCGCATGAGTTATATCAGGTGCCACGTGCTATCCAGGCTGGTCGTGTATGGGTGAACCAATATCACTCTTATCCAGCCCATGCACCATTTGGCGGATATAAAAAATCCGGATTTGGCAGAGAAAACCATAAAATGATGCTGGACCATTACAGAAGTGTTAAGAATATGCTGATCTCTTATGACAAGAACAGATTAGGATTCTTTTAG
- a CDS encoding AraC family transcriptional regulator: MMQHKLNLVELSKEANLQTLVENRTAYTLERCELNVFETYSESYKVPLSFSDFVITSMLRGKKIMHLCDRQGFDYLPGETVIVRPSQMMEIDFPEASGQNPAQCIALAIDNDQIKRTIRYLNEYFPKATAGEEWSLNYEEYHFYNNEEISFLINKIIRICAEGSKEKDVLADLTLKELLVRIMQTQSLKTIGRTGNDTNHNPLAYVIGYIRANLSEKLSIHSLSSKACMSKATFYRLFKRELGISPNDFILTEKINRAKQLLASPGSKIAAISYELGFSDANYFIRVFKKLEGITPGSYQLQFSAL; this comes from the coding sequence ATGATGCAGCATAAATTAAATCTTGTGGAGTTGAGTAAGGAAGCGAATTTACAAACCTTGGTAGAAAACAGAACCGCTTATACACTGGAACGCTGTGAACTGAATGTGTTTGAAACTTATTCTGAGTCGTATAAGGTACCTTTGAGCTTTAGTGATTTTGTAATCACAAGCATGCTGCGCGGTAAAAAGATAATGCATCTTTGCGATCGGCAGGGTTTCGATTATTTGCCGGGAGAGACTGTTATTGTCCGCCCTTCACAAATGATGGAAATAGATTTCCCCGAGGCTTCTGGTCAGAATCCTGCACAATGTATTGCGCTGGCCATAGATAATGATCAGATTAAACGGACTATCCGTTATCTGAATGAGTATTTTCCTAAAGCTACTGCCGGTGAGGAGTGGTCGCTAAATTATGAAGAATATCATTTCTACAACAATGAAGAGATTTCTTTTCTGATCAATAAGATTATCAGGATTTGTGCCGAGGGATCTAAAGAAAAGGATGTACTGGCAGACCTGACCTTAAAGGAACTATTGGTCAGGATTATGCAAACTCAAAGTTTAAAAACGATTGGCCGTACTGGCAATGATACGAATCATAATCCTCTGGCTTATGTAATTGGTTACATCAGGGCTAACCTGAGTGAAAAATTAAGTATTCATAGTTTAAGCAGCAAGGCTTGTATGAGCAAAGCCACTTTTTACAGATTATTCAAGCGGGAATTGGGTATCAGTCCAAACGATTTTATTCTGACAGAAAAGATAAACCGCGCAAAACAATTGCTGGCCAGCCCTGGTTCAAAGATTGCTGCAATCAGCTATGAACTTGGTTTCAGTGATGCCAATTACTTTATCCGCGTTTTCAAAAAACTGGAGGGTATCACTCCCGGAAGTTATCAATTGCAATTTTCAGCATTATAA
- a CDS encoding porin family protein — MLSPIKIKFIAQAILKLPVLFLLTTTLIFFLTNIALAQESEKNDNPIKFQDSLKNRLEVGIAAGLSLNHFSKGQPQTGSNTGYTAGISVNYKLVKGISLQLEVNSLQQGGSMIRFKDDTRFDLPESFETKNVKNSSYKLNSIEIPFLINYTFKIKPLWKPSIYVGGSYAYTYNINESYQKTGNLLPGEDIIATVTASQNATNLFNASRFNLIAGANLKLPLTSRLLLLIDMRYLNGLSSARDKYSYMEKVGFGTNIRTNSFLTKLGIIMPLSSLK; from the coding sequence ATGTTATCTCCTATTAAAATTAAATTTATTGCTCAGGCAATTTTAAAATTACCAGTCCTTTTTCTTTTAACAACAACATTAATATTTTTTCTTACCAATATTGCTTTGGCACAGGAAAGTGAGAAAAATGATAACCCTATCAAATTCCAGGATTCTTTAAAAAACAGACTTGAGGTTGGTATTGCCGCAGGTTTGAGTTTAAACCACTTTAGTAAAGGACAACCTCAAACAGGCTCAAATACAGGCTATACTGCCGGAATTTCAGTTAACTATAAATTAGTCAAAGGAATAAGTCTGCAATTGGAGGTCAATTCGCTACAACAAGGCGGAAGCATGATTCGTTTCAAAGATGACACCAGATTTGATTTACCAGAAAGTTTTGAGACTAAAAATGTTAAAAACAGTTCCTATAAACTAAATAGTATTGAAATCCCTTTTTTAATTAATTACACCTTTAAGATTAAACCGTTATGGAAGCCGTCCATATATGTTGGCGGAAGTTATGCTTACACCTATAATATAAACGAGAGTTATCAAAAAACGGGAAATCTCCTTCCAGGTGAAGATATCATTGCAACGGTCACTGCTTCACAGAATGCGACCAATTTGTTTAACGCTTCAAGATTCAACCTGATAGCCGGTGCAAATTTAAAATTGCCATTAACTTCAAGGCTCCTGCTCCTTATAGATATGAGATATTTAAATGGTTTGTCATCAGCCAGGGATAAATATTCTTATATGGAGAAAGTTGGTTTTGGAACGAATATCAGAACGAACTCCTTCCTTACAAAATTAGGCATCATTATGCCTCTGTCATCTCTTAAATAA